The genomic segment GGCAGGGTCGTGCCCGGCGGAAGGCCCAGATCGTTGGGCGGCAACAGCCGGTTCAGCAGATTGATGGGCTCCATGCCGATGTCGTCGCGCGAGGCGGACGACGCTCCGCCCTGCGACGGGCTGCCGCCTGCGCGCCCTTCTTCGAGCGTGTCCAGCGGCACGGCCGGAGCCGCCTCCTCGATCAGCTTCCTGATCGGGTCGGACCGGGGCTCGGAAGCGGGCGCGGCCTGGGGCTGGGGGGCAGGCCGGGATTGAGGTTGAGACCGGGGGACCGTCCCGCCAGAGCCTCCGTCGGGTGCGGCGAGCGGCATCTTCTCCACCGCCTCGCTTGAATCGATCCCGGGGACGATCACGCTGCGCGGCGAGTCCTGCCGGGCCTCTTCGGCCTCGCGCCGCGCCGCGTCCTCGGCCTGGCGACGCGCTTCCTCCTCGGCCTTTCGCCGGGCAGTTTCCTCCGCCTGCCTTCGGGCCTCTTCCTCTGCCCGCTGCCGTGCCGCCTCTTTCGCCTGCCGTCGGGCCTCGTCCTCCGCCCGCTGCCGTGCCGCCTCTTCCGCCTGCCGGCGCGCCTCTTCCTCCGCCCGTTGCCGTGCCGCCTCCTCGGCCTGCCGGCGGGCCTCCTCCTCCGCCCGTTGCCGCGCCGCCTCCTCGGCCTGCCGCGCGGCCTCGTCCTCCGCCGATGGCCTTCCGGCGCCGGAGGCATCCGTCTGGGGAACGCCGTTCAGGATGCGCTCCTGCTCGCGCTGCAGCTCTTCCAGCCGATCCATGCCTTCCTGAAGCACGCGCACCACGAGATAGGAGCGCAGGCTCGTCGTGTCGTAGCTGCGCTCAAGCGCGCGCGGACGACCGCTCAGCACAAGCTCCAGGGGCGGCACGCCCGGATATTCGTCGAGCCCCAGCCGCCAGGACATGTCGGCCCTCGCCTCGCCGAGGTCGAAGAAGCTCTCCACCTCGCCGGACGCGCCGTCGCCCGTCACCTGCACGGGATCGAAACGCATCAGCCCGTTCTCGACCTGCACGTCGCCCGCCCCGCCGGCAAAGCGCATGGTGCCGTCCTGCAGGAGCCGGCGGATCAGGGCATCGAGTTCGCCAGGGGTCGCGGCATCCTTGATCGCGGCGGAGAACGACGCCGGACTGATCCCCGCAAGCATGCCCTCGCGCAGCCGGTAGCGGCCCTCGCCCGAAAGGCCTGCGACGAGCCCGGCGGGGCTGCGCCCGTGCCCCTCGAAGGCCAGCGTCAGGCCCAGCGCACCGTCGACCGCCCGTCCGCCAGAGGCCATGCGCGTGAGCGCGCCGAGCGGCAGGCCGCGCGCATCGAGCTTGCCGCTGACCGCCAGGCCGCTGCCGCCTCTGGCTTCGGCGGAAAGATCGAACCGCACCGGCTCGCCGTCGAACGCGCCCTCGACATCCTCGAGCGCGAACCGGTTCTCGCCGAACCGCGCGGACAGGGACGCATCGAGGAGAGCGAGCGGGCCGGCAATGTCGAGCCGGCGCGCCGTCACCGCGACGCCGCCATCGAGCACGCCGAGCCTCGACAGCGCAAAGGACCCGGCCGACCAGAGCGTTTCCGGGCGGGGAACCTCGCCAGCCGCCCGGCCGGGCTCCGTCAGCGCCGTCGCGAGGAGCCAGGGCAGCGACAGCCTGTCCAGATGGAGCTCGCCGCCGATCCGCGCGGGCACGGAGGCAAGATCCACGGTTCCGGAGAATTCGGCCGCCCCGCCGGCGACCGTTCCCTCCGCCCCGTCTATGGCGACCGCGAGCCCCTCCCCCGAAATGCGGCCCTTGAGCGCGAGCCTCCGGTCCACACCCGCCGGCGCCATGCCGAGAAGGCGGTAGAAACGCCCCGGCGTATCGGAGGAAAGCGTCCAGGTGCCCTCATAGCCGAGCGTGCCCTCGCGATCGCGCGCCGTCGCGTCGACGCGCGCGGCGATACCGGCAAGTTCGGCGCTCGCGCGCAGGTCTAGCGCATCGGACAGCGCGCCCGCCGCCTCCAGCCGCATCTCGCCCGGCCCGTCGGCGCCGCCCATCCCGCCGCCGGCAAGGCCGAGCATGGACAGCAGCGCACCGCCGCGCTCGCTGGAGGCCTTGAGATCGGCGACGATCTCCGCCTCGCGCCAGGCATCGACCGCACCGTCGAAGGAGCCCCGCCCGGCAAGGGCGGTCTGCCCGGCCTTGCCCTCGATCCGGACGGTGGCCGCGACCGCCTCCCCCGCCGCCTGCGGACGCGTATCGGCGCTCGCGGTGAGATCGAGGGGCCCGAGCGCGCGCGCCCATTGGGGCGCGGCGGACGGCCTTGCCGTATCCACGAGACCGGCAAGGCGCAGGAAGGGCAGCGGATCCTCCGCCGTCAGCGTGGCCGTCAGGCGGCCATCGGGCTGGCCGGCAAGCGAGCGTACCAGTCCGGCCACCTTCAGCCGGGCATCGCCGATGCGCCCGAACTCAAGCACGCGGATATCCGCATTGCCGTCGTCGAGCGCGACATCGACCGTCACGTCGTCGGCCTCCACACCGCGATAGATCAGCCGGCCGACGCCGATATCGAGCGCAAGGTCGGTCGTCTCGAGCCACTGCGCATCGATGTCCGGCATGAGCGCGGACAGCGCCGCCCAGCGCGCCTCCTCCGCATCGGGTGCGGCCTCGCCGTCGCCGACGGCTGAGGGCGGAACATAACGGTCGAGATCGAGCGTGTCGGCATCGAGCTTCACGCTCCACGACGCGCGCTCGCCCGCCGAGTAGTTCACGGAGACCTTGCCGCTCGACTCATCCAGCGAGAAAAGCCCGTCGGTCAGTCTCATGCGGCCGGGAGCGACATCGAATTGCCCCTTGAGTCCGAGCCTTGCGCGCGCGGGCCCGCGCTCGATGAGCGGCTTGAGCGCCGGAATGGCCCAGGAGGCGAAGGTCGAGCCGTTGAGCGCCTCCACCACGACATCGCCGGCAAGCTGGGGCGGTGTGAGATGGCTGAGATAGAGCCCCGTGACCGTTGTGCGCGCACGCCCCGGCGCAATGCCGGACAGCTCCTTGACGGCGAGCCGGTCGCTGTCGACCTGCGCGGAGAGGCGGAAGCTCTCTATGGTCTCCGGTCCGAGGCCGAGAAGCGCCGTCTTGAGTGAGACGGAGAGCTCCATGCCGCGAGGAATACCGGAGAGGAAGCCGTCCAGCATGGCCAGCAGGCCGTCCGGGCCCGGCACGGAGGCGGTGCCCGCGAGCAGCGTGTCGAGCGACAGCCGGCTCGCCTCCAGCCGCGCATCGAGCCCGATGGTCTTGCCGAGCCGGATCTCCGCGCGCCCCGTGATCAGATTGCCGACATTGGCGTCGTCGGGAAGGTTTATCTCCACATCGTCGAGCCGCAGCCGGTCCTCCAGCGCGGCGACATTGGCGCGCAACAAGGCGCCCGCAGCGGTTCCGGGCGCTCCCGGCTTCTCGTCGAGCCCGCCGCGTTCGACCTTCAGGACACCGGAGAGCCCCGCCGCGCCGGGCCCGCCGAGCTCCCCGTCGAATGCATAGACGAAGGACGCGGCCTCCGCCGGCACGACGCGCAGGCCGATGCCCAGCGACGCATCCGCCCGCCAGCGACCGACCGAGAGCGAGATGTCAATCGGCTCCCCGCCATAGCGCGCGCTGCCGTGCATGCGGAACGGTCCGGCCAGCGATGTGGCGGAGATGTTCGCCTCCACGGCGTCGAGCTCAGCCGATCCGCCGCGACGCTCGTCGCGCAGCGCGACAGCACCGTCCCGGATCACCAGATCGTCGACCGCGATATCGTCGGGATCGACAGGCAGGCCGCCGGCCCCGCCCGGCCTGATGGCCCACGACCACCGCCCGTCGGCGGAGCGGTTCACCATCAGCTCGGGACCGTCGAGCTCCATGCGGGTCACCCGCACCACGCCGCGCAACAGGGGCGGCAGGGCGAGCTGCATGTCCACATGGTCGACGGACAGGAAGTTTTCGGTTCCCGTATCGTCGACCACCCGCACATCGTTCAGCCGGATGCGCGGCAACGGCACGAGCCGCACGGAGATATCGCCGGCGACCTCGACCGGCCGGCCCGCGATCCGCTCGCCCACGCGCTCGAAATCGGCGCGGTACCGGTTCCAGTCGACGACGAACGGCCCGACCACCCCCGCCGTCAGGACGAGGATGAGGACAATTCCCACAAGCAGCAGCGGCGACTTCATTACCGAGGCTCCCGGCGCGCGGGCCCCTCAGCCGCGCTCAACTGCATCCATCGGCCGTGCTGTCGTGTCATGGCGACCAGAATAGGCGACAAAACCGGCTGGAACCAGACGGGCATCGGGTGCCGGCGCCGCACGGGATCACACTGCGACAATCTTGCCCGGATTCATGATGTTGCCGGGATCGAGCGCCGCCTTGATGGCGCGCATGACCTGAAGGCCCGGCCCGTGCTCGGCCTCCAGGAACGGCTTCTTGCCGACGCCCACGCCGTGCTCTCCGGTGCAGGTGCCGTCCATGGCGATGGCGCGCATGGCGAGCCGCTCGGAGAACGCCTTGGCGCGCCCCTTCTCCTCCGCGTCGGAGGGATCGCAGAACAGCAGCACATGGAAATTGCCGTCGCCCACATGGCCCACGATCGGACCGAACAGCCCGCTCTCGGCAAGGTCCCGCTTGGTCTCCACGACACATTCTGCAAGCCTGGAGATCGGCACGCAAACATCGGTGGAGAAGACCTCCTTGGCCGGCATGAGCGACTTGCCCGCCCAGAAGGCGTCGTGGCGCGCCTGCCAGAGCTTCGTGCGGTCCTCCGGCTTCGTCGTCCAGTCGAACGGGCCGCCGCCGAACTCCTGCGCGATCTCGCCGAAGGTCTCGCTCTGCTCGTGCGTGCCGGCCTCGGTGCCGTGAAACTCCAGAAACAGCGTCGGCGTCTCCTTCAGTCCGAGATCGGAATAGGCGTTGCAGGCGCGCACCTGCACCTCGTCCAGAAGCTCGATCCGCGCGACCGGAATGCCCATCTGGATGGTCATGATGACGGCATTGCACGCGCTCTCGATATCCGGGAACGGGCATACGCCGCCGGAAATCGATTCGGGGATGCCGTAGAGCCGCAGGCTCACCTCCGTGATGATGCCGAGCGTGCCTTCCGAGCCGACCAGGAGGCGCGTGAGATCGTAGCCGGCGGACGACTTCCTGGCGCGCCGCGCGGTGTGCACGATCTCGCCGTCGACCATCACCGCGGTCAGGTTCAGCACATTCTCGCGCATGGTGCCGTAACGCACCGCATTGGTGCCGGAGGCGCGCGTCGCGGCCATGCCGCCAAGGCTCGCATCTGCGCCCGGGTCGATGGGGAAGAAGAGCCCGGTGTCGCGAAGATACTCGTTGAGCTGCTTGCGCGTCACGCCGGCCTCGACGCGGCAGTCGAGATCCTGCTCGTGAACCTCCAGCACGCGGTTCATCTGGGAGAGGTCGACCGAGATGCCGCCATGGGGCGCGGAGAAATGGCCCTCCAGCGACGTCCCCGTCCCGTACGGGATCACCGGCACGCCATGGGCGGCGCAGATGCGCACGATACGCGAGACCTCTTCCGTCGACTGCACGAAGGCGACCGCGTCGGGCGGATCGCCCGGGTTCCAGGTCAGATCCTTGCCGTGCTGCTCGCACACCGCGGCGGAGCGGCTGATTCGCTCGCCCAGGAATGCTGCAATCTCGTCTACCGCACGCGCCACCTTGTCCGGCGCCACGTGGCCAGCCGCATCCATCATCCGTTTCGGACCTCGTTGCCTGCTCAAGCCCGCGCCGGCAACCTTTGCCCGCGCGGTTCCGTCTGCTATGGCTTGCGATCCTAGCAGAGGTTACGGGGATCCTGCACAACCGATTCCGGGGGACAAGGCAAGCATGACAAGCGACGCGCTCTTCCGTTCATCCGTCATGACCGTCGAGCCGCAATGGATCGACTATAACGGCCATCTCAACATGGCCTACTACAATGTGCTGTTCGACCACGGCGTCGACGAGGCCTTTGCGGGACTCGGGCTTGGACCGGACTATGTGAAGACGCACAACGCCTCCTTCTACACGATGGAGGTCCATCTGACCTATCTGCGCGAGCTGATGGAGGGCGACCCCGTCTCCATCACGCTTCAGATGCTCGACTGCGACGCCAAGCGCTGCCACTTCATCCAGTCCATGTATCATGCGACAGAGGGTTATCTGGCCGCGACGTCGGAGCAGATCTGCATGCATGTCGATATGGGCCTGAAGAAGAGCGCACCCTTCCCTGCAGAGATCCACGACAACATCAAGGCCATGCAGGAACGCCATGCCGCATTGCCCCGGCCGCCGCAGGTCGGCCATGTGATCGGCATTCCGCGCAAGGCGTGAGACCGGCAATGCCATGTCCGTCCTGACCGCCGATCTGGGGCGCCTGTTCCGCGAACGCATCGTTCCGAACCTGCGGGCCATGTGGAACGACCGCAGCCCGCTGATCTGGCTCGTCGCCCTGGTGATCGGCGTCGCCGGCGCCTATGGCATCCTCGCCTTCCGGGAAGGTATCGGCGCCGTCCAGTGGCTGTGGCTGGGCGACGGACACGAGCACCTCACCGCCTCGCTGGCGGGCGCCATCCCCTGGTGGCTGGTGATCGCCGGCCCGGTCTGTGGCGGCCTCGCCGTCGGGCTTCTCCTGCAATATGTCATGCCCACGCGGCGCGCCCACGCGGTGGCCGACGTGATCGAGGCGGAAGCGCTCGGCGGCGCGAGAATACCGCTGCGGTCGGGGTTCTGGAGCGCCGTCATCTCCGCGGTCTCGCTCGGTTCGGGCGCGAGTGCCGGCCGGGAGGGTCCCGCCGTCCATCTCGGCGCGGCCATCGCCTCGATGCTCTGCCGCAAGTTCGGCTTCGTGACGGCCACCCGGCGCGTCATTCTCGGCTGCGGGGCGGCGGCGGCCGTCTCCGCCTCGTTCAACGCGCCCATTGCCGGCGTTCTGTTCGCCCACGAGGTCGTCCTCGCCCATTACGCGCCGTCCGCCTTCATTCCGCTCGTCATCTCCAGCGTGAGCGCGGCTGTCTTCACAAGGCTTCATCTCGGGGATTTCCCGGCCTTCATCATCCCCTCCTACCAGATCACCTCCTACTGGGAGTTTCCGGCCTTCGCGCTTCTGGGCCTCACCTGCGGCCTCGTCGCCGCCTGCTTCCAGTTCTCCGTCATGACCGCGGACTGGACGGCGCGCCAGATCCGCTGCCCGCTCTGGGTCCGGCCCGTGGTCGGCGGCGTGCTTGTCGGCGCCATCGCGATCTATGTGCCGGAGGTGCTCGGCGTCGGTTACGAGGCGACCAATCTCGCCCTTCACCAGAAGCTCAGCCTCGGGCTGCTCTTCACCCTGCTGTTCGCCAAGACAGCGGCAACCGCGGTCACGCTGGCGAGCCGCTTCGGCGGCGGGGTCTTCAGCCCGTCGATCTATCTCGGCGCCATGACCGGCGGCGCCTTCGGCGTGATCGCCGCGAGCGTCTTTCCGGAGGCCGCGTCGAGCCAGGGCCTCTATGCCATTCTCGGGATGGGGGCGGTGGCCGGCGCCGTGCTCGGCGCGCCGATCTCGTCCGTCCTCGTCGTGGTCGAGCTCACCGGCGGCTTCGACATGACCATGGCCGTCCTCGTTGCCGTATCCATCTCGTGGGGCGTGATGCAGGCGGTGCACGGCCAGAGCTTCTTCCACTGGCAACTATCGACGCGCGGCGTGCTGCTGCAGGGCGGACCGCACCGCCGCGTGATGCGCACGCTCACCGTCGCGAGCTTCATGACCCCGCTGACCCCGGAAGAGGAGGCCGAGCCTCCGGCGCTCGAGCCGGACCTGCCGACACTCACGCCGGACACGACGCTTGGCACGGCACTGCGCACCTTCAATGCCCGCGGCTACAGCCGGATCGCCGTCGTCGACCCGGACGAGGAGACGCGCATCGTGGGCTGGGCCGACTATGTGGCGGCGCTCAACACCTTCAACACAGCCCTGATCGAGGCGGAACAGGAAGAGCACCGCTGACCGTCCGGCGATCTTCTTTTGTTCTTCCGGCATCGCATCCGGCTCAAGAGATGTTATATATCTCTTCGACTCCCCAATCCGAATGTAGGCGCGAATGGCACCGAGCAAATCCATCGATCTGGGCGATTTCGACGACGACGACGACGCCCCCCTGCCGGCACGCGGCGGCATTGCCGCGCGCGCCATGGGGACGGCGGAGGCGCCCTATCTGAGCACACTCAACGAGGAGCAGCGCGTCGCGGTGGAAAGCCTCGACGGGCCGGTCCTCGTGCTCGCCGGCGCCGGCACGGGCAAGACGCGCGTGCTCACCACCCGCCTCGCCCACCTGCTCGCCACCGGCCGCGCCTGGCCGGGCCAGGTGCTCGCCGTGACCTTCACCAACAAGGCCGCGCGCGAGATGAAGGAGCGCATCGGCCTGCTCATCGGCGGCGTGGTGGAGGGCATGCAGTGGCTCGGCACCTTCCACTCCATCGGGGTCAAGATCCTGCGCCGGCATGCCGAGCTCGTCGGGTTGAAGTCCGACTTCTCGATCCTCGATACCGACGACCAGATCCGGCTCCTGAAGCAGATCGTCGCGGCCCACGATCTCGACGAGAAGCGCTGGCCGGCGCGCCAGCTCGCCTCCCATATCGACGGCTGGAAGAATCGCGGCCTCCTGCCCGAAAAGGTGCCCGCCGGCGAGGCGCACGCCTTCGCCAACGGCAAGGGGGCGGAACTCTATGCGGAATACCAGGAGCGGCTGAAGATCCTGAACGCAGCCGATTTCGGCGATCTGCTTCTGGAGACGCTGCGCCTGTTCCAGGAGAACCCGGACGTCCTCGCAGACTATCAGCGCCGCTTCAAGTACATGCTGGTGGACGAGTATCAGGACACCAATGTCGTCCAGTATCTCTGGCTGAGGCTGCTCGCGGGCGGGCACGGCAATATCTGCTGCGTGGGCGACGACGACCAGTCGATCTATGGCTGGCGCGGCGCGGATGTCGACAACATCCTGCGCTTCGAGAAGGACTTTCCCGGCGCGAAGGTGATCCGGCTCGAGCGCAATTATCGCTCCACGCCGCACATACTGTCGGCGGCCTCCGGCCTGATCGCCAACAATGAGGGCCGGCTCGGCAAGACGCTGCACACCGATCTCGACAAGGGCGAGCAGGTGGTCGTGCGCGGCCACTGGGACGGCGAGGAGGAGGCCCGCGCCATCGGCGACGACATCGAGGCGCTGCAGCGCGAGGGCCATGTCCTGAACGAGATCGCCATCCTCGTGCGCGCCTCCTTCCAGATGCGCGAGTTCGAGGACCGGTTCATCACGCTCGGCCTGCCCTATCGCGTGATCGGCGGCCCGCGCTTCTACGAGCGCGCGGAGATCCGGGACGCGCTCGCCTATCTGAAGGTGACCGCCCAGCCCGACAACGATCTCGCCTTCGAGCGCATCGTCAATGTGCCCAAGCGCGGTATCGGCGATACCAGCGTGAAGCGCGTGCGCGAGCTCGCCCGCACGCGCGGCATCCCGCTCTACCGCGCCGCCCAGGAGATCGTTGAGACGGAGGAGCTGCCCGCCAAGGCGCGCAACTCGCTTAAAGGTCTGCTGGAAAGCTTCAGGCGCTGGCGCGCGCTTCTCGACGGGCTGCCGCACACCGAGCTCGCCGAGATCGTGCTCGATGAGTCCGGCTATACGGAGATGTGGCAGAACGACAAGTCGCCCGACGCGCCGGGCCGGCTCGACAACCTGAAGGAGCTCGTGCGCTCCATGGACGAGTTCGAGAACATGGCCGGCTTCCTGGAGCATGTCTCGCTGGTCATGGATTCCGACGCGCTGCAGAGCGACGACAAGGTCTCGCTCATGACGCTGCATTCCGCCAAGGGGCTGGAGTTCGACACCGTCTTCCTGCCCGGCTGGGAGGAAGGGCTCTTCCCGCATCAGCGCGCGCTCGACGAGAGCGGGCGCGCCGGGCTGGAGGAGGAGCGCCGGCTCGCCTATGTCGGCATCACGCGCGCCAAGCGGCTGTGCAAGATCTCCTTTGCCCAGAACCGGCGTATTCACGCCATGTGGCAGACGGCGCTGCCCTCGCGCTTCATCGACGAGCTGCCGGAGAGCCATGTGGCGGTCGAGGAGGCCGCCTCCCCCCATGCCGGTTTCGGCTGGGGCCGCGGCGGCTTCGGCGAAAGCCGGTTCGACCGTGCCAATCCGTTCTCCACCGGCTACGAGACGCCCGGATGGAAGCGCGCCCGGGCTGCCTATGACAGCGGGGAATCGGTGCGCCACGCCCCGCATTTCATCGAGGGCGAGCTGGTCGCGCGAGAGGATGCCGAAGCCACCCCGTTCCAGCGCGGCGAGCGCGTCTTCCACATGAAGTTCGGCTACGGCACCGTCTCCGCCGTCGACGGTAACAAGCTCACCATCGACTTCGAGAAGGCTGGCACCAAGCGCGTGCTCGCCTCCTTCGTCGAGCGGCCCTGATCTCTTGGCATCGCCGATGGGCCGCGCCCATGGCAAGACATTGCAGGCGCGGGCGGGCGCGAGCGTGCCCCGCCCGCACCCGACCATGTCACCCGCCGAACTCGCCGATCACATCGGCGAGCGCCAGATGGCCCGTACATCCCCGCCCCGGCAGATCCGTCTCGCCGCTTTCCAGCGCGGTCGCGTAGGCGACGGCCGGGTCCGCCTCCAGGCGCGCGCGAACCGCGGACAGTTTCGGCCAGTGGCTCCTGTCGGCGACCTCGTGGAAATCCAGCCAGCGCGCGACGCCAATGAGCAGGCCATCCGCCAGGGTGGGCCGGTCGGCGACCAGGAACGGGCCGTCCCCGATCATCTCCTCGATCCTGTCATGGCGTTCGAGCACGGCTGCGCGCCCCCAGTCCCGCAAGGCCGACTCCATCGCCGGATTGGGCGGGTCCATTTCCATGGCCGCCCAGATCGGGCTGAACGCGCCGGTGAACCCCGTATTGATGAACGCCATCAACCGGTGCATCCGGTCGGCCTCCCGCGAAAGCGGATCGAAGCTGATCCGCCGGTCTGAATCGCGCGCTTCGAGCCATGCCGCGATCGCCATCGTTTCGGTCAGCACATCGCCCCTGTCGGTAATGAAGGCGGGCGTCTCGACGCGCGGATTGATCCGCCTGTAGGCCGGCTCGCGCATCTCGCCCAGCATGTCGACGCGGCAGAGCCGGTAGGGTTTGCCGAGCCATTCCAGGGCCGCGACAAGGCCCATGGAGCTTCCCAGCGGGACGCCGTAGAGTAGGATGGGTTCCATGATTGGTTCTCCGTGATTTCTGGTGATCACGCTGCGCAGCGAAACTGGACATTAGCGGATCGCGGCTCCAGGTAAATTACGCACCTTTTTGTAACCATGAGCAGCCCATGAAAGATCTTGTCTCCCGCTGCCCGATCGAAGAGGTGATGCAGGTTCTCAGCGGCCGCTGGCCGACCCTGCTCCTCTATTATCTGAAGGATGGCACCAAGCGGTTCAGCGACCTGCGCCGGGACAACCCGTCGATCTCGCACAAGATGCTGGCGCTGGAGCTCCGCAAGCTGGAGGATGCGGGCATCGTCCAGCGCACCGAGTTCGACGGCTATCCGCTTCGCGTCGAGTACGACCTGACCCCGGCGGGCCACGGGCTGGTGCCGCTCATCGATGCCCTGGGAGACTGGTGGATGCGGACCGATGCCGGTTGTCCCCGTGCGGACACCGTGAACGCGGAGTCCGGGCTTTCCCGGTCGAGAACGACCGATTGACTGCAACCGGGGCGGGCCCTGCCCGCCGGGCGGCGGCTTTCCGCGGGGGACCGCATGCCGGCTCACGCGCCATATGCCGGCAGAACGTCTCGTCGAGCCAGCCATCGCATGCGGCCCGATGGCGATGGCGAGACCACAACGGCAGGCTGCAGTGCTTGTCTCGCGAGCCATTTTCGCGGATCATCCCTGCATAGAGCCAGGGAGGGCCATAATGAAAGCTGCACACATCCTTGCCGCCGGTCTGGCGGCCGCCTTTATCTCGACCGCGCCGGCCACGTCCTTTGCCGGCGAAACGCTCGACCGGGTGATGGACACCAAGACACTCACCCTGTCGTCCGACGCGTCCTATCCGCCCCAGTCCTTCTTGAACGACGACAACGAGATGGACGGCTTCGACGTCGACGTCGCCAAGGAGATCGCCAAGCGCCTCGGCGTGGAGCTGAAGATCATCACGCCCGCCTGGGAGGTGATCACGGCAGGCAACTGGAACGGGCGCTGGGACATCTCGGTCGGCTCCATGACGCCGACCAAGGCGCGCGCGGAAGTGCTCAACTTTCCCGCCGTCTATTACTACACGCCGGCCTCCTTCGCCGTTCATACCGACTCCAAGGTGACCTCGGTCGACGAGCTCAACGGCAAGGTCATCGGCGTGTGCGGGGGCTGCACCTACGAGGCCTATCTGAAGAAGGACCTCGTGATCGACGCGGAGGGCGCACCGCCCTTCGAGTATCAGGTCGAGCCCGGCGAGATCCGCTCCTACGAGACCGACACCAATGTGTTCGACGATCTCAGGCTCGGCGACGGCACCCGGCTCGACGCCGCACTGTCGGCGCTTCCGACCATCCAGGAGGCCGTCAAGAACGGCTATCCCATGAAGGTCGTGGGCGATCCGGTCTATTACGAGCCGCTCGCCGTTGCGACCGACAAGGGCGATCCGGAATTCGACGCCAAGATCGCCGAAATCGTGAAGGACATGCACAAGGACGGCACCCTCAAGGCGCTGTCGGAGAAATGGTACGGCACGGATCTGACAACGGTTAAGCAGTGACCGGTCGAGACAATGCAGGCGTGCGTCCGGACGGCGGTCCGGACGCCGCCACACCGGCGTCGCTGGTCGACAGCGTCCTGGAGCATCCGCTCGCCCAGCGGATGCTCCTTTTTCTTTTCGGCGTCGCCGTCTTCACCCTGATCGACCTTCGCGGCACCGGCATTGGCGAGCTTCTACGCCCGGCGCTCGGCGCGCCCGCCGAGAGCGGCCTGTGGGGGCGGTTCGCCATGGCCGTGGTGCTGACGACGGCCATCGCCTTCAACATCGTCGTGGTGAACCTGCTGCCCAGATGGTCGCAGGTGCCGGTGGTGTGGGCGGAGCTCCTGTTCCTGTTCCTCGCCTTCTTCTACTCGTTCGACCTGTCCTACGAGTTCATCGGCCGCAAGATCGGCTTCCTGATCACCCAGGGCGCCTTCACCACCATCTATATCTCGCTCGTTTCCATCGCGATCGCCTCGGCCATCGCCATGGCCGCGGCGCTTGCGAAGATGTCGAACAACGCCATGGCCTATGGCGTGGCGACCTTCTACATCTCCTTCTTCCGCGGCCTGCCGCTCCTGATGCAGATCTACCTGATCTATCTCGGCCTGCCACAGCTCGGCTTCGTGGTCGACCCCGTGCCCGCCGGCATCGCCGCCCTCTCGGTCTGCTACGGCGCCTATATGGCGGAGATCTTCCGTGCCGGTATCCAGGGGGTGCCGCCCGGCCAGAACGAGGCGGCGCGCGCGCTGGGCCTCAAATCCGGCGTCACCTTCCGCAAGATCGTGCTGCCCCAGGCGATGCGCCTCATCGTGCCGCCGACGGGAAACCAGTTCATCGCCATGCTGAAGGACTCCTCGCTCGTCTCCGTGGTCGGTGTGTGGGAGCTGACCTTCCTCGCGCGCACCCAGGGGCGCTCGGAGTTCAAGCATCTGGAGATGCTGATCACCGCGGCCCTCATCTACTGGGTCCTGTCCATCTGCTTCGAGATGCTGCAGGCACGGCTGGAGGCCTATTACGGGCGCGGCGAGCGACGATAGTGCAAGAACGAGAACCTTCGGCCCGCAATCCGGCACGGCGTTAATGGAATTGACGG from the Kaustia mangrovi genome contains:
- a CDS encoding amino acid ABC transporter permease; the protein is MTGRDNAGVRPDGGPDAATPASLVDSVLEHPLAQRMLLFLFGVAVFTLIDLRGTGIGELLRPALGAPAESGLWGRFAMAVVLTTAIAFNIVVVNLLPRWSQVPVVWAELLFLFLAFFYSFDLSYEFIGRKIGFLITQGAFTTIYISLVSIAIASAIAMAAALAKMSNNAMAYGVATFYISFFRGLPLLMQIYLIYLGLPQLGFVVDPVPAGIAALSVCYGAYMAEIFRAGIQGVPPGQNEAARALGLKSGVTFRKIVLPQAMRLIVPPTGNQFIAMLKDSSLVSVVGVWELTFLARTQGRSEFKHLEMLITAALIYWVLSICFEMLQARLEAYYGRGERR